Sequence from the Arthrobacter sp. Marseille-P9274 genome:
GCAGCCCTGCGCCTGCTGCGGTGCTTTGGCCAGATCGGCGCAAGCGGCCTCAATGAGGTCGGTATAGCGCATCGCTTGGGGCAAATCCCAATGCGCTACGGTATAGTCGAAGATCGCATCGAGGTCGCGCTGCGCCCTCGGGCTAAGCCGGTATTCAGCC
This genomic interval carries:
- a CDS encoding type II toxin-antitoxin system RelE/ParE family toxin, with amino-acid sequence MAEYRLSPRAQRDLDAIFDYTVAHWDLPQAMRYTDLIEAACADLAKAPQQAQGCANIRPGYRRRGVEQHVIYFRPTSYGIAVIRILHQRMDASRHL